One region of Mucilaginibacter gotjawali genomic DNA includes:
- a CDS encoding head GIN domain-containing protein, which yields MKRLTYTIFAAMLVIAVSFKASAQPGESRQVSGFHSIASSGPFDVHVNINGTESLKISAGSDMIKEIETVVEDGTLKIKFKHHHEWNNDDYGKIDVYVTAKSLSALVNSGSGSIRVEGAAVSGENVNIVLSGSGDIESSVKSGSLHATISGSGSIKLSGSSDETKVVISGSGEMKGKELKTNSASVVISGSGNAYFNADKTVSAHIAGSGNVVYSGNATITDSKTVGSGSVSKED from the coding sequence ATGAAAAGATTAACCTATACAATTTTTGCGGCAATGCTGGTAATTGCCGTAAGTTTTAAAGCCTCGGCACAACCTGGCGAAAGCAGGCAGGTTTCGGGGTTTCACAGCATAGCTTCGTCGGGGCCATTTGATGTGCATGTAAACATTAACGGAACTGAAAGTTTGAAAATATCAGCCGGTTCTGATATGATCAAAGAGATTGAGACCGTAGTTGAAGACGGCACGCTCAAAATAAAATTTAAACACCATCATGAATGGAATAACGACGACTATGGCAAGATTGACGTTTATGTAACTGCTAAATCACTTTCAGCGTTGGTTAATTCGGGTTCAGGCTCCATCAGGGTTGAGGGCGCGGCAGTTAGCGGCGAGAATGTAAATATAGTTTTAAGCGGATCAGGCGATATTGAATCTTCAGTAAAATCCGGCAGCCTGCATGCAACGATCAGCGGTTCAGGGTCTATCAAATTAAGTGGATCATCGGATGAAACTAAAGTAGTGATCAGCGGATCAGGCGAAATGAAAGGAAAAGAATTAAAAACCAATTCTGCTTCCGTGGTAATTTCCGGTTCAGGAAACGCCTATTTTAATGCTGATAAAACAGTTTCGGCCCATATTGCAGGTTCAGGCAACGTTGTCTATTCTGGAAACGCTACCATTACCGATAGCAAAACTGTAGGCTCAGGCAGTGTTAGTAAAGAGGATTAG
- the sov gene encoding T9SS outer membrane translocon Sov/SprA — MIRIFTPKFFTIILISALCGAGQAFAQKAGTGTKKDSVIVTVPVTLPESNNQRSLKGYFDADPPNLVRTIEYDAVTNRYILYQRVGNLLYRPPQYLTFAEYLSLLERENERKYFKQLSDTYAYQSQQPGFIPTIKIHSQSFERIFGGSNINFRPQGSAEAILSGQINKNDNPLFNTIQRSQFNFNMDQKIQLNVTGTIGDKLKITTNYNTDAQFQFENQIKLEYTGHPDEIIQKIELGTVSMPLPTTLITGSQALFGLKTKLKFGKLQVTNIFTQQRSQAQTITITNGSQQGSFKLSSADYDANRHFFLSQFFRNNYNSALANIPIISSNINITKIEVWVTNRVNSTTNSRDVLAFLDLGENKPYNTTLVRGGAGFSGMPAGTTSPGFPQQSNSLLRNLPASARLTYDPQNSISTYFASSGASDNYAKLTYARQLTTKEYTLHPQLGYITLTAPLNNDEVLGVAYQYTYNGVQYQVGEFSSDQPVNPTTRKVLYVKLLKNELLKTALPTWNLMMKNIYSLNALQISPQNFKMKVSRLDDKSGIQKEVMEEGQNMKSKLWIQNLGLDNLDAQQNKQPDGYFDYLEGVTIDSNNGILIFPTVEPFGADLAKQFLPGEQNLVNRYVYQPLYDSTQTTARQLFPNLNRYTISGTYSATSGSSYQLNAVNIPQGSVVVNAGATTMVEGTDYTIDYNAGRITILNQSLLASGQPITVKVENNELFGVQQKSLFGTRLDYKVDDKLSLGATLMHLTEQPITQNEVIGQESISNTMVGFDANYSSPSRFLTRLVDKIPFVHTKVPSSFSFNGEFAKLIPGSPSALNFAGSKNGTAYLDDFENSQSVIDVSAANTWQISGVPFDLKKFPEYTHFNDLSYGYNRARLAFYNIDPIFYTSTTIPVSRNELSNNYVRQVLQTEVFPFKQSPTGQPLPLATLDLAFYPMVRGPYNFTTTGLNPDGTLQNPTSRWGGIFRGINSSDFQDLNVQYIEFWLLDPFINKPNSTGGDVYFNLGNMSEDILKDGQKGQENGLPADGSTINTAETVWGRVPTIQPVVNSFDSNPAARALQDVGLDGIGDAAEKVKFANVVQQVKGEVTGQAATDFANDPASDDYQYYQGPQLDRAGAGILARYSKYNGTEGNSPTAQQSQALLGLQTSAATAIPDGEDVNHDNNMDQDDEYFEYKVHLSPQALVVGQGYVTDKVTSQVKLPNGTTTTVNWYQFRVPINSYQSAIGGIQDFKSIRYMRTYLTNFADTAILRFATMQLVRGEWRAFNLENNPSNVISDVANAPLDNSNIDVETVNIEENGAQSPIPYVVPPGITRQIDYSNLQANTRLNEQSLSVKITNLSDGYSRAAFKLFNNDLRQYKQLQMFIHAEALTTSTLKNNDLNAFIRLGADYINNYYEYEIPLQVTQPGTSDPNAIWPAANELDLTLTKLTNAKLARNNARYHGQPWPLTLPFKVSDGRDTITIVGEPDLGLVTTIMLGVRNPVKTSSTTSTDDGMAKSGTIWFDEMRATNFNEKGGWAAIGKVNAKLADFADITVSGNKTTAGFGTLDSRMEDRSLNDITGYNIAANVELGKFFPDKSGVHIPAYVNVSTQVSTPEYDPASPDILLKQSLNAAQTSQKRDSIQNAAEDYTMRKSINFTNIHKSKVDSKAPSRVWDLENFNATFAYSEYDHHDFSTLNDLEKTYKIALAYNFTDQPKYFSPFAKIIKKNSLALLRDINLSLWPSRLNFSISFDRFYSQNTPRNNDPEETVPIPTTFNKTFTVTRIYGLGWNITKSLSMDIDATNLATVDEPYGTLNGLKMDTLWHNILNLGRTTNYNHSITFNYTPPINKIPGMDWVGVTTRYQTTFHWQGQPLFAIDNPQFDVGNSIDNTRSIQINPTLNFDMLYNKFGFVKKSKSKDNTDNLNKLLVGLVTSIKNVSATFTRTDGTFIPGYLPQSNFLGEDMNYGAPGIGFLLGGQGDLRATALSHGWISTDTLQNQLYVTTFNQALNFKSTIEPFKDLRIELSAFKTQDHTYQTNFKSIDGSNLIQSYNPVTTGDYSISYMTIGTAFKKISGVNNTSPTFQQFENNRTVISQRLGATNPNSTGAPTNGYADGYSANSENVLVPAFLAAYTGKNAGGVNLSPFPAIPIPNWQVTYNGLSHIPFFAEMFESFDITHGYRSSYNVSGYSTLLQYQATNGAVSSRDANNDFLPLYQFSTVTIFEQFVPLLGLNARFKNSMTANVEYRQSRSLSLSVLNSQLAEEDQHVLVLGWGYHDKDFHFPFGLFSSRAKNDVNFKIDFSLQSTKDLIYQADVQQAQVSSGAENITVRPSIDYVINQHFNLNLFYDSNITRPYTSQTFNTAFTTFGINLKLLLQ; from the coding sequence TTGATAAGAATTTTTACCCCAAAATTTTTTACCATTATATTAATTTCTGCACTATGCGGGGCAGGGCAGGCGTTTGCACAAAAAGCAGGCACGGGGACTAAGAAAGATTCTGTTATTGTAACGGTCCCGGTAACGCTTCCTGAATCGAATAACCAAAGGTCATTGAAAGGTTACTTTGATGCTGATCCGCCAAACCTGGTGCGCACTATTGAATATGATGCGGTTACCAACCGCTATATTTTATACCAGCGGGTGGGTAACCTTTTGTACCGGCCTCCGCAATATCTTACTTTTGCTGAATACCTATCCTTATTGGAACGTGAAAACGAACGGAAATATTTCAAACAACTTTCAGATACCTATGCGTACCAATCGCAACAGCCTGGTTTTATACCGACCATAAAAATCCACAGCCAATCGTTCGAACGGATATTCGGCGGTTCAAACATTAATTTCAGGCCGCAGGGTTCTGCCGAAGCTATTTTATCCGGCCAGATCAATAAAAACGATAACCCGCTGTTCAATACCATCCAGCGCAGCCAGTTTAATTTTAATATGGACCAAAAGATCCAGTTAAATGTAACGGGAACTATTGGCGATAAACTGAAAATAACCACCAATTATAATACCGATGCCCAGTTTCAATTTGAGAACCAGATCAAGCTGGAGTATACCGGCCATCCGGACGAGATCATCCAGAAAATTGAATTAGGTACAGTTAGCATGCCCCTGCCAACTACCCTGATTACCGGCAGCCAGGCTTTGTTCGGGTTAAAAACTAAATTAAAATTCGGCAAACTGCAGGTAACCAACATTTTTACACAGCAGCGTTCGCAGGCGCAAACTATTACCATTACCAATGGTTCGCAACAGGGCTCATTTAAACTATCCTCCGCGGATTATGATGCCAACAGGCACTTCTTTTTGTCGCAGTTTTTCAGGAATAATTACAATTCAGCGTTAGCAAATATTCCAATCATCAGCTCAAATATCAATATTACAAAAATTGAAGTTTGGGTAACCAACAGGGTTAACAGCACCACAAATTCGCGTGACGTACTGGCATTTTTAGACCTGGGCGAAAACAAGCCGTACAATACAACTTTGGTACGCGGCGGTGCAGGCTTTTCGGGCATGCCGGCCGGTACAACTTCACCCGGTTTTCCCCAGCAATCAAACTCCTTGCTTCGCAATTTACCGGCAAGCGCACGGTTAACCTATGATCCCCAAAACAGCATATCTACTTATTTTGCCAGTTCGGGTGCGTCAGATAACTATGCCAAATTAACCTATGCACGGCAGTTAACCACAAAAGAATATACCCTGCATCCCCAATTGGGTTATATTACCTTAACTGCGCCATTAAATAACGATGAGGTACTTGGCGTAGCCTATCAATATACTTATAACGGTGTGCAGTACCAGGTGGGTGAATTTTCAAGCGACCAGCCGGTGAACCCAACTACCCGCAAAGTATTGTATGTGAAATTATTAAAGAACGAATTGTTAAAGACCGCGTTGCCGACCTGGAATTTAATGATGAAGAATATTTATTCATTAAACGCACTGCAAATCAGCCCGCAGAATTTTAAAATGAAAGTGTCGAGGCTGGATGATAAATCAGGGATCCAGAAGGAAGTTATGGAGGAGGGGCAGAATATGAAAAGCAAGCTCTGGATCCAAAACCTGGGCCTTGATAATCTCGATGCGCAGCAAAACAAACAGCCTGATGGCTATTTTGACTACCTGGAAGGTGTTACTATTGATTCAAACAACGGGATTCTGATCTTTCCCACCGTTGAGCCTTTTGGGGCCGACCTTGCAAAGCAGTTTTTACCCGGCGAACAAAACCTGGTTAACCGCTATGTGTACCAGCCGCTCTATGATTCAACGCAAACAACTGCCCGGCAATTGTTCCCTAATTTAAACAGGTACACTATTTCCGGTACCTATTCGGCAACAAGCGGGTCGTCGTACCAGTTAAACGCTGTGAATATTCCGCAGGGCTCAGTAGTCGTAAATGCCGGGGCAACCACGATGGTTGAAGGTACCGACTACACCATTGATTATAACGCCGGCCGCATCACCATATTAAACCAGTCGCTGCTTGCATCGGGCCAGCCCATTACGGTTAAAGTTGAGAATAATGAACTCTTCGGCGTGCAGCAAAAATCACTTTTTGGCACCAGGTTAGATTATAAGGTGGATGATAAATTAAGCCTTGGGGCCACCTTAATGCATTTAACTGAACAGCCCATAACCCAAAATGAAGTAATAGGCCAGGAGTCGATCTCGAACACCATGGTTGGTTTTGATGCCAACTATAGTTCGCCATCAAGGTTTCTTACCAGGCTGGTTGACAAAATACCGTTCGTTCATACAAAAGTCCCTTCTTCATTTAGCTTTAACGGCGAGTTTGCCAAATTGATCCCTGGAAGTCCTTCTGCCCTTAATTTCGCCGGCTCAAAAAACGGAACGGCCTACCTGGACGATTTTGAAAACAGTCAGTCGGTTATTGATGTTAGCGCAGCCAATACCTGGCAAATTTCAGGCGTGCCTTTTGACCTTAAGAAATTTCCGGAATATACCCACTTTAACGACCTGAGCTATGGTTACAACCGTGCGCGCCTCGCGTTTTATAATATCGACCCAATATTTTATACTAGCACAACCATACCTGTCAGCAGGAACGAGTTATCTAATAATTATGTAAGGCAGGTGCTTCAAACAGAAGTATTCCCCTTTAAACAATCGCCTACCGGGCAGCCTTTGCCTTTGGCCACATTAGACCTTGCATTTTACCCCATGGTGCGCGGGCCGTACAATTTTACCACTACAGGCCTTAATCCGGATGGAACGCTGCAAAACCCGACATCAAGATGGGGTGGTATCTTCAGGGGGATAAATTCAAGTGATTTCCAGGACCTGAACGTTCAGTATATTGAATTCTGGCTGCTTGACCCGTTTATAAACAAGCCCAACTCAACCGGTGGCGACGTGTATTTTAACCTGGGTAATATGTCAGAAGATATATTGAAAGACGGGCAAAAAGGGCAGGAAAACGGCTTGCCGGCCGATGGAAGCACGATCAATACTGCCGAAACGGTTTGGGGAAGGGTGCCAACCATTCAGCCGGTAGTAAACTCATTTGACAGCAATCCGGCTGCCCGTGCTTTACAGGATGTGGGTTTGGACGGGATTGGAGATGCCGCTGAAAAAGTAAAATTTGCGAATGTTGTACAACAGGTTAAGGGCGAGGTAACAGGGCAGGCCGCAACTGATTTTGCCAATGACCCGGCATCGGACGATTACCAATATTACCAGGGCCCCCAACTTGACAGGGCAGGTGCAGGTATCCTGGCGCGTTACAGCAAATACAACGGTACCGAAGGCAACTCGCCAACGGCACAGCAATCGCAGGCGCTGCTCGGCCTGCAAACCTCTGCAGCCACAGCCATCCCGGATGGTGAGGATGTGAACCACGATAACAATATGGACCAGGACGACGAGTACTTTGAGTACAAGGTGCACCTTAGTCCGCAGGCGCTGGTGGTGGGCCAGGGTTATGTTACTGATAAAGTTACCTCGCAGGTTAAATTGCCAAACGGAACAACTACCACTGTTAACTGGTACCAGTTTAGGGTGCCCATCAATTCGTACCAGAGCGCCATCGGCGGGATCCAGGATTTTAAATCCATCCGGTACATGCGTACCTACCTTACCAATTTTGCCGACACTGCCATACTGCGGTTTGCGACCATGCAACTGGTTCGCGGCGAATGGCGTGCGTTTAACCTTGAAAATAATCCGTCAAATGTAATTTCGGATGTCGCCAATGCGCCCCTTGATAATTCGAACATTGACGTGGAAACGGTAAACATTGAAGAGAATGGTGCGCAGTCGCCCATCCCGTACGTAGTGCCGCCGGGCATAACCCGCCAGATAGATTATAGTAATTTACAGGCAAACACGAGGCTGAATGAGCAATCGTTATCCGTAAAGATCACTAACCTGAGCGATGGCTATTCAAGAGCTGCCTTTAAGTTATTTAACAATGACCTGCGCCAGTACAAACAATTGCAAATGTTTATACATGCTGAAGCATTAACCACATCAACCTTAAAAAATAACGATTTGAATGCCTTCATCAGGCTTGGCGCTGATTATATAAACAACTATTACGAATATGAAATACCGCTGCAGGTAACCCAGCCCGGCACTTCAGACCCGAATGCCATATGGCCCGCGGCAAATGAGCTTGACCTTACGCTTACAAAATTAACAAACGCCAAACTTGCCCGAAATAATGCCAGGTACCACGGGCAGCCCTGGCCGCTTACTTTACCGTTTAAAGTTTCGGACGGCCGCGATACCATAACCATAGTGGGCGAACCTGACCTTGGCCTGGTAACCACCATTATGCTTGGGGTACGTAATCCGGTAAAAACTTCGTCAACAACCAGCACGGATGACGGCATGGCTAAATCAGGAACCATATGGTTTGATGAGATGCGCGCGACAAATTTTAACGAAAAAGGAGGATGGGCAGCTATTGGTAAGGTAAATGCCAAATTAGCTGATTTTGCCGATATAACCGTGTCGGGTAATAAAACTACCGCAGGGTTTGGTACCCTGGATTCGCGTATGGAAGACCGGAGCCTTAATGATATAACAGGTTACAACATTGCGGCGAATGTTGAACTCGGGAAATTCTTCCCTGACAAAAGCGGGGTGCACATACCGGCCTATGTGAATGTTTCTACACAGGTAAGTACGCCGGAGTACGATCCCGCGTCGCCCGATATTTTGTTAAAACAATCATTAAACGCTGCGCAAACAAGCCAGAAACGCGACTCCATACAAAATGCTGCTGAAGACTATACCATGCGCAAGAGTATCAACTTTACCAATATCCATAAATCGAAAGTAGATTCAAAAGCCCCGTCGCGTGTGTGGGACCTTGAAAATTTTAATGCTACTTTTGCTTACAGCGAATATGACCACCACGATTTTTCAACCCTGAACGACCTGGAAAAAACGTATAAGATTGCGCTGGCTTATAACTTTACCGATCAGCCCAAATATTTTTCACCATTTGCCAAGATCATTAAAAAGAATTCGCTGGCCTTGTTGCGCGATATAAATTTGAGCTTATGGCCATCGAGGTTAAACTTTAGCATCAGTTTTGATCGCTTTTATTCGCAGAATACCCCGCGGAACAATGACCCGGAAGAAACCGTGCCGATACCAACCACCTTTAACAAAACATTTACTGTTACCAGGATTTACGGCCTTGGATGGAACATTACCAAGTCATTGTCGATGGATATTGATGCAACAAATCTTGCCACTGTTGATGAACCATATGGTACATTAAATGGATTAAAGATGGATACCCTATGGCATAACATTTTGAACCTTGGCCGTACAACCAATTACAACCACAGTATCACCTTTAACTATACGCCTCCCATAAACAAGATTCCCGGGATGGACTGGGTAGGGGTAACTACACGCTATCAAACCACTTTCCATTGGCAGGGGCAACCTTTATTTGCCATTGATAACCCGCAATTTGATGTGGGCAACAGTATTGACAATACGCGCAGCATCCAAATTAACCCCACCCTGAATTTTGATATGCTGTATAACAAGTTCGGGTTTGTAAAAAAATCAAAAAGCAAGGATAATACAGATAACCTGAACAAGCTTTTGGTTGGCCTGGTAACCAGTATTAAAAATGTGAGCGCCACTTTTACCAGGACCGATGGTACCTTTATACCTGGCTACCTGCCGCAATCGAACTTTTTAGGTGAGGACATGAATTACGGCGCACCCGGTATCGGCTTTTTACTGGGCGGGCAGGGCGACCTGCGAGCAACGGCCCTTTCGCACGGCTGGATAAGTACCGACACTTTGCAAAATCAACTTTACGTAACTACGTTTAACCAGGCGCTTAATTTTAAAAGTACCATTGAACCTTTTAAAGATCTGCGTATAGAATTAAGCGCTTTCAAAACGCAGGACCATACCTATCAAACCAATTTTAAATCGATTGACGGATCGAACCTGATACAGAGTTACAACCCGGTTACTACAGGCGACTACAGTATTTCTTATATGACCATCGGTACCGCCTTCAAAAAAATCAGCGGGGTGAATAATACCTCGCCAACTTTCCAGCAATTTGAGAACAACCGTACCGTAATATCGCAAAGATTAGGCGCCACAAACCCAAATTCAACGGGGGCGCCAACCAATGGCTATGCTGATGGGTATAGTGCCAATTCAGAAAATGTGCTGGTGCCTGCATTCCTTGCCGCATATACAGGTAAAAATGCAGGCGGCGTCAATCTAAGCCCTTTCCCGGCAATCCCGATACCAAACTGGCAGGTAACCTATAATGGTTTAAGCCATATCCCGTTCTTTGCTGAAATGTTCGAATCATTTGATATCACCCACGGCTACCGGTCTTCATATAACGTTAGCGGCTACAGTACGCTTTTGCAATACCAGGCAACCAACGGAGCAGTAAGTTCAAGAGACGCCAATAACGATTTTTTACCGCTGTACCAGTTTTCAACAGTTACTATATTTGAGCAATTTGTGCCGTTGCTGGGGTTAAACGCAAGGTTTAAAAACAGTATGACGGCAAACGTTGAATACCGCCAGAGCCGTTCATTAAGTCTAAGTGTTTTAAACAGCCAGCTGGCTGAGGAAGACCAGCATGTACTGGTTTTAGGATGGGGTTACCATGATAAAGATTTCCATTTTCCGTTTGGCCTGTTTAGCAGCCGGGCAAAAAATGATGTTAACTTTAAGATCGATTTTTCGCTCCAAAGTACAAAAGACCTGATTTACCAGGCGGACGTACAACAGGCGCAGGTATCGTCGGGCGCTGAAAATATTACTGTAAGGCCATCAATTGATTATGTGATCAACCAGCATTTTAACCTTAATTTGTTTTACGACTCAAACATCACCCGGCCATATACTTCGCAGACATTTAATACGGCCTTTACCACTTTTGGTATTAACCTGAAGTTGTTGCTGCAATAG
- a CDS encoding NADP-dependent malic enzyme encodes MNKPNRNQDALNYHSKGRPGKIQVVPTKPTNSQRDLSMAYSPGVAEPCLRIADNVDEVYKYTAKGNLVGVISNGTAVLGLGNIGPEASKPVMEGKGLLFKIYADIDVFDLEVNAKTVDEFVNIVKALEPTFGGINLEDISAPTCFEIERRLKAEMKIPVMHDDQHGTAIISGAALLNACEIQGKKLDKIKMVVNGAGAAAVSCSKMYLALGVKKENLVMFDINGVITPDRTDLDEIRLAFATTRNDVKTLTDAMKNADVFVGLSAGNVVSAEMLKVMAKNPVVFAMANPDPEISYDLAIQTRKDIIMATGRSDFPNQVNNVLGFPYIFRGALDVRATAINEEMKIAAVKAIAEMAKKPIPEAVNLAYNTTNLKFGRDYIIPKPMDPRLITEVSSAVALAAIESGVARKIITDWEAYNEELRLRIGIDDKLLRNLTYKARQDPKRIVFAEADTYKILRAAQIVKEEGIATPILLGNIKRIRQIMRDYEIDLGDVKIIDTKDQCDRIEEYADYLYRTRQRRGITLTESRKLLRDRNYYGACMVQFGEADALISGLTKDYATTIRPALQIIGTIPGVRRVAGMYMMITKKGPVFFGDTTVNVNPSTQDLVDITVLIEHSVRQFNVNPRVAILSYSNFGSNDGPIPEKTREAVSILHEKYPEMIVDGDMQANFALNADLLADNFPFSTLKGRPANTLIFPNLESGNIAYKLLQEMGGAEAVGPILLGLKKPVHVLQLGSSVREIVNMITIAVVDAQEKEKENI; translated from the coding sequence ATGAATAAACCTAACCGGAACCAGGACGCCTTAAATTACCATTCAAAAGGCCGACCCGGAAAGATACAGGTTGTGCCGACAAAGCCTACCAATTCGCAGCGGGACCTCAGCATGGCCTATTCGCCCGGAGTTGCCGAACCATGCTTACGCATTGCCGATAATGTTGATGAAGTTTATAAATACACCGCAAAGGGCAACCTTGTGGGCGTAATCAGCAATGGTACCGCTGTGCTTGGCCTGGGTAATATAGGCCCCGAAGCCAGTAAACCCGTAATGGAGGGTAAAGGGTTATTGTTTAAAATTTATGCCGATATAGATGTTTTTGACCTTGAAGTTAACGCGAAAACCGTTGATGAATTTGTAAATATTGTGAAGGCGCTTGAGCCCACTTTCGGCGGTATCAACCTCGAAGATATTTCTGCCCCAACCTGCTTTGAGATTGAGCGCAGGTTAAAAGCCGAAATGAAGATTCCGGTAATGCATGATGACCAGCATGGAACAGCCATTATATCAGGTGCAGCGTTGCTCAATGCCTGCGAAATACAGGGGAAAAAGCTCGATAAAATAAAAATGGTGGTTAACGGCGCGGGTGCCGCTGCCGTATCCTGCTCAAAAATGTACTTAGCGCTGGGCGTTAAAAAAGAAAACCTGGTAATGTTTGACATTAACGGCGTGATTACGCCCGACCGGACAGATCTTGATGAAATAAGGCTTGCATTTGCCACTACGCGCAATGACGTAAAAACGCTGACAGATGCAATGAAAAATGCTGACGTTTTTGTTGGGCTTTCGGCTGGAAATGTGGTTAGTGCAGAAATGCTTAAAGTGATGGCCAAAAACCCGGTTGTATTTGCCATGGCCAACCCGGACCCTGAGATAAGCTACGACCTGGCCATCCAAACCCGGAAAGATATCATTATGGCTACCGGCAGATCGGATTTTCCAAACCAGGTAAATAATGTTTTGGGTTTCCCTTATATTTTCAGGGGGGCGCTTGATGTGCGCGCTACGGCCATTAATGAAGAAATGAAGATTGCTGCGGTAAAGGCAATCGCCGAAATGGCTAAGAAACCCATTCCTGAAGCGGTTAACCTTGCCTATAACACCACAAACCTGAAGTTTGGCCGCGATTATATCATCCCCAAACCAATGGATCCGCGGTTAATTACCGAAGTTTCCTCAGCGGTGGCATTGGCCGCAATTGAATCGGGTGTGGCGCGTAAAATTATTACCGATTGGGAAGCCTATAATGAAGAACTAAGGCTGAGAATTGGTATTGATGATAAATTATTACGCAACTTAACTTATAAAGCGCGACAAGATCCGAAACGGATAGTGTTTGCCGAAGCTGATACTTATAAAATTTTAAGGGCAGCCCAGATTGTAAAGGAAGAAGGTATTGCTACACCAATATTGCTGGGGAACATTAAAAGGATCAGGCAGATAATGCGGGATTACGAAATTGACCTGGGCGATGTGAAAATTATTGATACCAAGGATCAATGCGACCGGATTGAGGAATATGCTGACTACCTGTACCGAACCCGGCAGCGAAGAGGAATAACGCTGACAGAATCGCGGAAGCTGTTACGCGACCGAAATTATTACGGTGCCTGTATGGTTCAGTTTGGCGAGGCCGATGCGCTTATTTCGGGTTTAACAAAAGATTATGCTACTACCATAAGGCCCGCTTTGCAAATTATCGGTACTATACCCGGGGTAAGGCGTGTTGCGGGGATGTACATGATGATCACCAAAAAAGGACCGGTGTTTTTTGGCGATACTACGGTTAACGTAAACCCGTCTACACAGGACCTGGTGGATATTACGGTACTGATTGAACATTCTGTAAGGCAGTTTAATGTGAACCCACGGGTGGCCATTTTATCCTATTCAAACTTTGGATCGAACGATGGCCCCATACCCGAAAAAACAAGGGAAGCGGTAAGTATTTTGCATGAGAAATACCCTGAGATGATAGTTGATGGCGATATGCAGGCCAACTTCGCTTTAAATGCCGACCTGCTTGCTGATAATTTTCCTTTCAGCACGCTGAAAGGCCGCCCGGCAAATACACTGATATTTCCCAACCTGGAGTCGGGCAACATTGCCTATAAATTATTGCAGGAAATGGGTGGCGCAGAAGCTGTTGGGCCAATATTGCTTGGGCTGAAAAAACCTGTGCATGTACTGCAGCTGGGCAGCTCGGTAAGGGAGATCGTAAATATGATAACCATAGCCGTTGTTGACGCGCAGGAAAAAGAGAAGGAAAATATTTAA
- the ruvA gene encoding Holliday junction branch migration protein RuvA → MYAYIDGKLVFKSPAFVVIDAGGVGYHINISLNTFSRLGASERCKLYTWLHVKEDAHTLYGFADEGERRLFLHLISISGIGPNTGRMMLSSITPEEIQNAIISGNVSLIQRIKGIGPKSAQRIILELQDKLRKEGPDTLSTVPLNKTVREEALSALVMLGFARQAAEKVLDQEINKNNGDLTVEQLIKFALKSL, encoded by the coding sequence ATGTACGCCTATATTGATGGAAAATTAGTTTTTAAAAGCCCGGCCTTTGTTGTTATTGATGCCGGAGGGGTTGGTTATCATATCAATATTTCATTAAATACATTTTCGCGGCTGGGCGCATCAGAACGCTGCAAGCTGTATACCTGGCTTCATGTAAAAGAGGATGCCCATACTTTATATGGCTTTGCCGATGAAGGCGAACGCCGCCTTTTTTTGCACCTTATTTCAATTTCGGGCATCGGGCCAAATACCGGCCGGATGATGCTTTCATCCATTACGCCGGAGGAAATTCAAAACGCTATTATTTCTGGTAATGTATCATTGATCCAAAGGATCAAGGGCATTGGTCCCAAGTCGGCACAACGCATCATACTTGAGCTCCAGGATAAACTCCGCAAAGAGGGGCCGGATACTTTAAGCACCGTGCCACTGAACAAAACGGTAAGAGAAGAGGCCCTGTCAGCATTGGTGATGCTGGGATTTGCGCGGCAGGCTGCCGAGAAGGTACTTGACCAGGAAATAAATAAAAATAATGGCGACTTAACCGTCGAACAATTAATAAAATTTGCTTTAAAAAGTTTATAA